The nucleotide sequence GGCGATCACGATCGCCGCGGTGTCGAACACGATCGCCAAGGGCCTGATGGCCTACTTCGGCGGCGGGCGCGGCTTCGGGCGCCGGATCGCCCTGGTCTTCGCGATCGCGGTGGTGGTCACGGTCGCGACCGCGCTCGCGAGCGTCGTCCTGACCTGAACCTCGCCGGGTTCGTCGCCGAACCCAGGCAGGTGCAGGGGGCGCTCCGAGGTCCGAGGGCACGTCCGGCTCACGTCGGCACCTCGGGCACGCCCTGCCGAGCCTCCTCTCCGAGGCTCTCCGAGGCGCGAGGCTCCCGGCGCGTGGACCGGTGCTCGACCGAAACCGTGACAGCCCCTGAGCCACCGTTGCCGGGCCGTCGCTGCGCGCGCGGGCTCGCCGCGGCGCGGCGATGGCGCAGAAATTGCCCCGCCGGATCGCCCGTGGTACCCGGGGACGATGGCCGAGTCGGAACCCGCGCCCGCCCCCAAGGCCACTGGGGCCGGCCGCGGCGTCATCTACATCGCGTTCGCGAAGCTGTACTTCATGGTCGCGGGGGCGCTGATCGAGTTCCGGCTGCCGGTGATCCTGTCGCGCGTGATGTACGGCGCCTACGGCGTCGTCAGCTCGTTCGTGTCGCCGGTGAACAACGTCATGGTCACCGGCTCGATCCAGGCGGTGTCGCGCTTCACCGCGCAGCAGCCCGAGACCGCGCGCCTGGTCGAGGCCGCGGGCCTGCGCATGCACCTCTACGTCGGCCTGCCGACCGCGATCCTGTTCATCGCCGGCGCGCCGCTGGTGGGCTGGGCCATGGGCGACACCGCCAAGATCGGCCCGATGATGCTGGCCGGTGTCATCGTCGCGATCTACGCGTTCTACGCGGTGCTGATCGGCACCGCCAACGGCCTGCGCCAGTTCAACAAGCAGGCCGGCCTCGACGTCACGTCGGCGACCTTGCGGGCGGTCGGCATCCTCGGTCTCACCGCCGCCGGGCTCGGCATCTACGGCGCCTACGGCGGCTGGGTGGCGGCGGCCGGCCTGGTCATGCTGATCGCGACCGTGGTCGTGGGCCTGCCGCCGGCCGGCGCCCGCGGGCCCGAGGCCCGGGCGCTGGTCAAGCCGATGGTGCGGTACTTCGCGAAGGTCGCGGTCTACCTGGCGCTCCTGAACATGATCATGTTCGTCGATCAGATCCTGCTGAAGATCCTGACCGCCGGCTGGTACCGCGATCACGGGCCGGCCCTGTCGGCGACGATCGATCGGGTGCTGCCCGCCGCCCGCCACGTGACCGGCTTCGCGGTCGATCCCAGCAACATGTCCGACGTCCAGGTCGCGTACTACCGCGCGGTCCAGAACCTGGCGCGGCTGTCGTACCAGGCGATCATCGCCGCGACGTTCGTCGTGTTCCCGCTGGTGTCGAAGTCGACCTTCGACGACGACAAGGACAGCACCCGCCGCTACATCAACGTGACGATGCGGTACTCGCTGATCTTCGCGACCGCGCTGGCCGTGGTCATGGCCGCCAACCCGCGGCCGCTGCTCGACATCCCCTACGCCGACGACTACGCCAGCCTGGGCGCGCCGGCGCTGATGGTGCTGGCGCTGGGCAACGTGGCGTTCTCGCTGTTCGCGATCGCCGGGACCATCCTCAACGGCGCCGGCTTCACGCGCGACGCCATCGTCGGCGCGGCGGTGACGCTGGCCGTGGCCGCGATCGGCAACCTGATCGCGATCCCGCTGTGCGACCCCGGCGCCCAGGTGCTGGTGGTGGCGGCGTCGGTGACCGGCGCCTCGATGGTGATCGGCGCCGGCATCAGCGGCTGGTTCCTGTACAAGCG is from Myxococcales bacterium and encodes:
- a CDS encoding polysaccharide biosynthesis protein produces the protein MAESEPAPAPKATGAGRGVIYIAFAKLYFMVAGALIEFRLPVILSRVMYGAYGVVSSFVSPVNNVMVTGSIQAVSRFTAQQPETARLVEAAGLRMHLYVGLPTAILFIAGAPLVGWAMGDTAKIGPMMLAGVIVAIYAFYAVLIGTANGLRQFNKQAGLDVTSATLRAVGILGLTAAGLGIYGAYGGWVAAAGLVMLIATVVVGLPPAGARGPEARALVKPMVRYFAKVAVYLALLNMIMFVDQILLKILTAGWYRDHGPALSATIDRVLPAARHVTGFAVDPSNMSDVQVAYYRAVQNLARLSYQAIIAATFVVFPLVSKSTFDDDKDSTRRYINVTMRYSLIFATALAVVMAANPRPLLDIPYADDYASLGAPALMVLALGNVAFSLFAIAGTILNGAGFTRDAIVGAAVTLAVAAIGNLIAIPLCDPGAQVLVVAASVTGASMVIGAGISGWFLYKRLGAFLPVATLARVGLAVAVAIGVGRVIPFSSPLATLAEAAVVGVVFLAVLIVTRELGKADLRSIVAVRAKRGQGGDS